Part of the Erinaceus europaeus chromosome 5, mEriEur2.1, whole genome shotgun sequence genome is shown below.
CTAGATCCATGAACCAGATTCCTTAttcatgatgtgtgtgtgtgtgtgtgtgtgtgtatttttaattgccacaagggatatctggggcttggtgccagcactatgaatccaccactcctagtagccttttctttgcttttctcttctcttcccttctgttctttcttctattttatttgatagggaagagagaaattgagaggggacggggagatagagaaggagagagaaagatagatatacagacctctttcactgcttgtaaagtatcccccctgcaggtggggagtgggggcttgaacctgggtccttttgcctggtaacatgtgcactcaactgggtgtgccactgcctggcctggcaCCATGATACTGATATGCATGTTGTGTAACTCTCTATAAACAcattatcttctttttatttttttttgtaggaaGTTCAGAAAAAAGCTTCTCTTTTTAATCTGAAGATGGATATTAGTGGATTAATTCCAAGTCTAGTATCTACATTCATACTTCTGTCTAGCAGTGATCAGTACGGACGGAAATTCCCTATGATTTTGTCCTCTATTGGTGCTCTTGCTACCAGCACTTGGCTCTGTTTGCTCTCTTATTTTGCCCTTCCATTCCAGCTTTTGATTGCATCTACTTTTCTTGCTGCACTTTGTGGCAATTCTACCACGTTTTTTGGAGCCTCTTTTGCCTATATAGTTGATCAGTGTAaagaccagaaaaagaaaacaattcggATAGCTATAATCGACTTTCTTCTTGGATTTGTTACTGGACTAGCAGGACTGTCCTCTGGTTATTTTATTAGAGAACTAGGTTTTGTGTGGTCGTTTATAATAATTGCAATAATTCTTACTGTTAATttgatttatattttgttttttcttgatgAGCCAGTGAAAGAGTCTTCATCTCAGAGTGCTTCTTTATCATGGAGTGaaagcttaaaaaatattttttaccacACTTAcgtgctttttaaaaatgcttctgGTAAGCGACGATCTTTGCTCTGTTTGTTACTTTTTACaatgctcttttattttttggtgATTGTTGGTGCTTCCCCTATTTTTACCCTTTATGAGTTAGATTCACCACTCTGCTGGAATGAAATTTTTATAGGCTATGGTACAGCTTTGGGTAGTGTCTCTTTTTTGAGTAGTTTTCTAGGAATATGGCTCTTTTCGTACTGTATGGAAGATATTCACATGGCCTTCATTGGAATTTTCACCACCATGGTAGGAATGGCTATGACAGCCTTTGCCAGAACAACACTGATGATGCTTTTAGGTGAGTTACAAATATAGCTTCACAACCTAAACTGTGCATTTGATGTTTCTATAAAATTAGTCTGCTGGGGGAGAAAAATTTAAGTTGAAATTCTCTACTTAACTTGTTCTAGTTCAACTAAAGGGTATTTGTTAATAGTGTGCCAGAAGCTGAAAGCCATTTTGCTAAGGAAAAAGTAATTCACCAAATAACCACAATTTTCTGCATTTGTGTATTTGCCAGAAGGTTGTTTGGAGGAACAAAATCTTTATGAACAGCTTTCACCAAACTGAATATTGTTGAGACTATTTCCCATACTATATGTAAAGAGAACTACATGATGTATACTCAAAAGTCATAGTCACTGAATATATTCGAGGTGGGAATTCTTCAACAGACTTTTTTGCAGCTTGATCTCAGTATATTGATCATTTCATAAATGGGCAATTTATGAATCACTTTCTGGCAAATTGGATTCCAGGCTTAACTACCTACCTCATAACTGTTTTCTGACAGGCCTGGGTGAgatattacaatgtgaaagggcATTGGGCTTGATTAACTGGACTTCTGGAAATCTCCaatttaattcttttctttctttctttctttctttctttttttttttttttttaccagaacactgctcagttctggattattgtggtgctggggattgaacctgggacctcagagcctcgggcttgaaaggctttttgcataacctttatactgTCTCCCAAGGCCAGTTTAATTCTTTCCTACAAATGCAGTTTTGACCCCTTGCTACCTTGCAGACACCAAACAGAATTGGACTTCATTTACATTTATAGCAATGGGTGCTCTTAGGCAAGTTACTTAACCACTCTAAACCTCATTGTTATCTGTAAAATGAGTATAACAGTACTTAGTTCTGAGGGCTATAGGAATGTTAGGTAACTATAGAGCACTTAGCACACTACCTCAGTCAGTAAGTGCTAGTACTTTCTGTTTCCCTCATACTTGTCCAGAGCAATATATCTGAAGGCACACCAGAAGCTTTAACGTGATCGTGATCTGCAAATGTATTCCTATTTTATCATAGAATTAAAAATAGTACTGACTATTGAGTGTCATAATT
Proteins encoded:
- the SLC46A3 gene encoding lysosomal proton-coupled steroid conjugate and bile acid symporter SLC46A3, with the translated sequence MKILFVEPAICLNAFAITLITPLTTQYVYRRIWEETSNYTIAFGTNISECEKNKSSPIFAFQEEVQKKASLFNLKMDISGLIPSLVSTFILLSSSDQYGRKFPMILSSIGALATSTWLCLLSYFALPFQLLIASTFLAALCGNSTTFFGASFAYIVDQCKDQKKKTIRIAIIDFLLGFVTGLAGLSSGYFIRELGFVWSFIIIAIILTVNLIYILFFLDEPVKESSSQSASLSWSESLKNIFYHTYVLFKNASGKRRSLLCLLLFTMLFYFLVIVGASPIFTLYELDSPLCWNEIFIGYGTALGSVSFLSSFLGIWLFSYCMEDIHMAFIGIFTTMVGMAMTAFARTTLMMLLVRLPFLFAIVPLSVLRSMMSKVVRSTEQGTLFACIAFLETLGGVTAVIAFNGIYSATVAWYPGFCFLLSAGILLIPMISLCVVKCTNWNEGSYVLLTQEESNEDTSDS